In the Mycolicibacter sp. MU0102 genome, one interval contains:
- a CDS encoding acylphosphatase: MTGPDVRLSAWVHGHVQGVGFRWWTRSRALELGLTGYAANRPGGRVHVVAQGPRANCQRLLELLQGGTTPGRVDTVVADWMDAGDPIDGFAER; this comes from the coding sequence GTGACCGGTCCTGACGTCCGGCTGTCCGCCTGGGTGCACGGCCACGTCCAGGGCGTCGGATTTCGGTGGTGGACGCGTTCGCGGGCACTCGAGCTGGGCCTGACGGGCTACGCCGCCAACCGGCCCGGAGGCCGGGTACACGTCGTCGCTCAGGGCCCCCGCGCGAACTGCCAACGCCTGCTGGAGCTGCTGCAGGGTGGCACCACGCCGGGTCGGGTGGACACTGTTGTCGCCGACTGGATGGACGCCGGGGACCCGATCGACGGATTCGCCGAACGCTAG
- a CDS encoding helix-turn-helix transcriptional regulator, whose product MSDIDEFSQLIARIYSAALVPDEWDPTMAAIADAFTAHTASLVLSDSGSRTLKHAQMPMSAAASYTAYYERLDHVLYAVETGREGVVRTGAELMWPYQNCEFQVDWARPNGLHDGLFVRLTSGTTMTSLAIANARQSERFDSPEHLALMHRLIPHLQQALRIQDRLEDLDRRNGDLAEASEAVNHGIVIVEGRRYIYANRAAERILAADDGLRIERGCITAESSHADTELGYSIARLSKSDGQDIWGGSFLCARPSGRRPYIIHVLPVEANSFAALHHGRAMVIIVDPERQPEPPAILLRRLYGLTKAEAQVALLVMRGEGLTPIAEELSVSLTTVKTHLRHIFDKTGIHRQAELVRLLILLDPVHG is encoded by the coding sequence ATGAGCGACATCGATGAATTCTCACAACTGATCGCTCGTATTTACTCCGCGGCGCTGGTGCCCGACGAATGGGATCCCACCATGGCCGCCATCGCCGACGCCTTCACGGCGCATACCGCATCGCTGGTGCTCTCCGACAGCGGCTCGCGCACGCTCAAGCACGCGCAGATGCCGATGTCAGCGGCTGCGTCCTACACGGCATATTACGAACGGCTGGATCACGTTCTCTACGCCGTCGAGACCGGACGCGAGGGTGTGGTGCGGACCGGCGCTGAACTCATGTGGCCCTACCAGAATTGTGAATTTCAGGTCGACTGGGCTCGCCCAAATGGGCTGCACGACGGACTCTTCGTTCGGCTCACCTCCGGAACGACGATGACGAGCCTGGCCATCGCGAATGCGAGACAATCGGAGCGGTTCGACAGTCCCGAACATCTCGCATTGATGCACCGCCTCATTCCGCATTTGCAACAAGCGTTGCGCATCCAGGACCGCCTCGAAGATCTCGATCGCCGCAATGGCGATCTCGCGGAGGCAAGCGAAGCCGTCAATCACGGAATCGTCATCGTCGAAGGGCGGCGGTACATCTACGCCAACCGTGCCGCGGAACGCATTCTGGCCGCCGACGACGGCTTGCGCATCGAAAGAGGCTGCATCACCGCGGAGTCGTCGCACGCCGACACCGAGCTGGGTTACAGCATCGCCCGACTGTCCAAGTCCGACGGTCAAGACATCTGGGGCGGATCATTCCTGTGCGCACGCCCCTCGGGGCGGCGTCCTTACATCATTCACGTTCTGCCGGTCGAAGCGAATTCCTTTGCGGCGCTGCACCATGGACGCGCCATGGTGATCATCGTCGACCCCGAACGACAGCCGGAACCACCAGCGATACTGCTGCGGCGCCTGTACGGGCTGACGAAGGCCGAGGCGCAGGTCGCGCTCTTGGTGATGCGAGGCGAGGGGCTGACTCCGATCGCCGAAGAGCTGTCGGTGTCGCTGACCACCGTGAAGACCCACCTCCGGCACATTTTCGACAAGACCGGAATCCATCGCCAGGCCGAACTCGTTCGGCTGCTGATTCTGCTCGATCCCGTT
- a CDS encoding OsmC family protein yields the protein MTELWVERTGTRRYTGRSSRGAQVLIGSEDVAGVFTPGELLKIALAACSGMSSDAPLARRLGDDYQATIEVSGPADREQERYPLLEEVLKLDLSGLDDADRERLLTVVHRAIDQVCTVGRTLKSGTEVRFEIDSGDRS from the coding sequence ATGACCGAACTATGGGTGGAACGAACCGGGACCCGCCGCTACACCGGACGCAGTTCGAGGGGCGCGCAGGTGCTGATCGGCAGTGAAGACGTCGCCGGCGTCTTCACCCCCGGCGAGCTGCTGAAGATCGCGTTGGCCGCGTGCAGCGGAATGTCTAGTGACGCCCCGCTGGCCCGCCGGCTGGGCGACGACTATCAGGCCACCATCGAGGTCTCCGGCCCCGCTGATCGGGAGCAGGAGCGCTATCCGCTGCTGGAGGAGGTCCTGAAGTTGGACCTGTCGGGCCTGGATGACGCGGACAGGGAGCGGCTTCTGACCGTCGTGCACCGGGCGATCGATCAGGTCTGCACGGTGGGACGCACCCTGAAATCGGGCACCGAGGTGCGCTTCGAGATCGACTCCGGTGACCGGTCCTGA
- a CDS encoding nuclear transport factor 2 family protein has translation MSEQNITLVRNGYQAFATGDTESLMALFDDDVEWVQPGDSAISGTYRGKAELMEFLMQLGQKSPTITPKSFLADGETVVVLSEAAIGGERGHSAEVYTLRNGKTVRVQVYGDTAMMERQYGRKPAAAVAD, from the coding sequence ATGTCTGAGCAGAACATCACGCTGGTGCGAAACGGCTACCAGGCGTTCGCCACCGGCGACACCGAATCCCTGATGGCTCTCTTCGATGACGACGTCGAATGGGTGCAGCCCGGCGACAGTGCGATCAGCGGAACCTATCGAGGAAAAGCGGAGCTCATGGAATTCCTGATGCAGCTGGGGCAGAAGTCACCGACGATCACGCCGAAGAGCTTCCTGGCCGACGGTGAGACCGTCGTCGTTCTCAGCGAGGCGGCGATCGGCGGCGAACGCGGGCACAGTGCCGAGGTCTACACCCTGCGTAACGGCAAGACCGTGCGGGTGCAGGTGTACGGCGACACGGCCATGATGGAGCGCCAGTACGGCAGAAAGCCTGCAGCGGCGGTCGCCGACTGA